In Lates calcarifer isolate ASB-BC8 linkage group LG15, TLL_Latcal_v3, whole genome shotgun sequence, one genomic interval encodes:
- the atp1a3b gene encoding sodium/potassium-transporting ATPase subunit alpha-3b isoform X1, whose amino-acid sequence MGYGRSDSYRVATTQDKDDRSPKKKKGGVKDMDDLKKEVPITEHKMSVEEVCRKYQTDIVQGLTNAKAAEFLIRDGPNALTPPPTTPEWVKFCRQLFGGFSILLWTGAILCFLAYAIQAATEEDPAGDNLYLGIVLTAVVIITGCFSYFQEAKSSKIMESFKNMVPQQALVIREGEKVQINAEEVVAGDLIEVKGGDRIPADIRVVSAHGCKVDNSSLTGESEPQSRSPDCTHDNPLETRNVAFFSTNCVEGTARGIVICTGDRTVMGRIATLTSGLETGKTPIAKEIEHFIHIITGVAVFLGVTFFILALILGYTWLEAVIFLIGIIVANVPEGLLATVTVCLTLTAKRMAKKNCLVKNLEAVETLGSTSTICSDKTGTLTQNRMTVAHMWFDNQIHEADTTEDQSGASFDKSSVTWLSLARIAALCNRAQFKAGQDSVAILKRDVAGDASESALLKCIELSCGSVRMMRDKNKKVAEIPFNSTNKYQLSVHETEDPNDNRYLLVMKGAPERILDRCSTIMLQGKEQPMDEEMKEAFQNAYMELGGLGERVLGFCHLLLPEDQYPKGFAFDTDDVNFQTDNLCFVGLMSMIDPPRAAVPDAVGKCRSAGIKVIMVTGDHPITAKAIAKGVGIISEGNETVEDIAARLNIPVSQVNPRDAKACVIHGTDLKDLSQDQMDDILRNHTEIVFARTSPQQKLIIVEGCQRQGAIVAVTGDGVNDSPALKKADIGVAMGISGSDVSKQAADMILLDDNFASIVTGVEEGRLIFDNLKKSIAYTLTSNIPEITPFLLFIIVNIPLPLGTITILCIDLGTDMVPAISLAYEAAESDIMKRQPRNPFRDKLVNERLISIAYGQIGMIQALGGFFSYFVILAENGFLPTRLVGIRLNWDDRAVNDLEDSYGQQWTYEQRKIVEFTCHTAFFVSIVVVQWADVIICKTRRNSVFQQGMKNKILIFGLFEETALAAFLSYCPGMDVALRMYPLKPTWWFCAFPYSFLIFVYDEVRKLLLRRNPGGWVEKETYY is encoded by the exons ATGGGG tatGGGCGGTCAGACAGTTACAGAGTTGCCACCACACAGGACAAAGATGACCGATCccccaagaagaagaaggggggaGTCAAGGACATGGATGACCTGAAGAAGGAAGTGCCCATT ACGGAACACAAGATGTCTGTAGAGGAAGTATGCAGGAAATATCAGACTGACATTGTCCAG gGACTGACCAAtgccaaggcagcagagtttctGATCAGGGATGGACCCAATgctctcacccctcctcccaccaccCCAGAGTGGGTCAAGTTCTGTCGCCAGCTGTTTGGTGGATTCTCTATCCTGCTGTGGACCGGCGCCATCCTCTGCTTCCTGGCCTACGCCATCCAGGCAGCCACTGAGGAAGATCCCGCAGGAGATAAC ttGTACCTAGGTATTGTGCTCACAGCTGTCGTCATCATCACTGGTTGTTTCTCATACTTCCAAGAGGCCAAGAGCTCCAAAATCATGGAGTCTTTCAAGAACATGGTgcctcag CAAGCGTTAGTGATCCGCGAGGGTGAGAAGGTACAGATCAACGCTGAAGAAGTGGTGGCTGGAGATCTGATTGAAGTGAAGGGAGGAGACAGGATCCCTGCTGACATCAGGGTGGTTTCTGCTCATGGCTgcaag GTGGATAACTCCTCGCTGACAGGCGAGTCAGAACCTCAGAGCAGGTCACCTGACTGTACCCATGACAACCCCCTGGAGACCCGAAACGTTGCTTTCTTTTCCACCAACTGTGTGGAAG GCACAGCGCGTGGCATTGTCATCTGCACTGGAGACCGCACAGTCATGGGTCGCATTGCTACTCTGACCTCTGGCCTGGAGACTGGAAAAACCCCCATCGCCAAGGAGATCGAGCACTTCATCCACATCATCACAGGTGTGGCCGTCTTCTTGGGTGTCACCTTTTTCATCCTGGCCCTCATCCTGGGTTACACTTGGCTGGAGGCTGTCATCTTCCTCATCGGTATCATTGTGGCAAACGTGCCTGAAGGTCTGCTGGCCACAGTCACT GTATGTCTGACCCTGACTGCCAAACGTATGGCTAAGAAGAACTGCCTGGTGAAGAACTTGGAAGCTGTGGAAACCCTGggctccacctccaccatctgCTCTGACAAGACAGGCACCCTGACCCAGAACAGGATGACTGTGGCCCACATGTGGTTTGACAACCAGATCCATGAGGCTGACACCACTGAGGACCAGTCTG GTGCCTCATTTGACAAGAGCTCAGTGACATGGCTGTCTCTGGCTCGTATCGCCGCTCTGTGTAACCGTGCTCAGTTCAAAGCAGGACAGGACTCAGTGGCCATCCTGAAACGTGATGTTGCTGGCGATGCCTCAGAGTCGGCCCTGCTGAAGTGTATCGAGCTGTCCTGTGGCTCAGTCAGAATGATGAGGGACAAGAACAAGAAGGTGGCTGAGATCCCCTTCAACTCAACCAACAAATACCAG CTCTCAGTGCATGAGACAGAGGATCCCAATGACAACCGCTACCTGCTGGTGATGAAGGGAGCCCCTGAGAGGATCCTAGACCGTTGCTCCACCATCATGCTGCAGGGCAAGGAGCAGCCTATGGATGAGGAGATGAAGGAAGCTTTCCAGAATGCCTACATGGAGCTGGGAGGACTGGGAGAGAGAGTACTGG GTTTCTGCCACTTGCTGCTTCCAGAAGACCAGTATCCCAAGGGCTTTGCCTTTGACACAGATGATGTCAACTTCCAGACAGACAATCTTTGCTTTGTTGGCCTCATGTCCATGATCGATCCTCCCCGTGCTGCCGTGCCTGATGCTGTTGGAAAATGCCGATCTGCTGGTATCAAG GTCATTATGGTCACTGGAGATCATCCAATCACAGCCAAGGCCATTGCCAAGGGAGTGGGCATTATCTCAGAGGGCAATGAGACAGTGGAGGACATTGCAGCTCGTCTCAACATACCCGTCAGCCAGGTCAACCCCAG GGATGCCAAGGCCTGTGTGATCCACGGTACTGACCTAAAAGACCTGTCTCAGGATCAGATGGACGACATCCTGAGGAATCACACAGAGATTGTGTTTGCCAGGACCTCCCCACAACAGAAACTCATCATTGTAGAGGGCTGTCAGAGACAG GGTGCCATTGTAGCTGTGACAGGCGATGGTGTGAATGACTCTCCTGCACTGAAAAAGGCCGACATTGGTGTTGCCATGGGAATCTCAGGCTCTGATGTGTCCAAACAGGCTGCAGACATGATCTTATTGGATGACAACTTTGCATCTATTGTCACAGGAGTGGAAGAAG gCCGCTTGATCTTTGATAACCTTAAAAAGTCCATTGCCTACACACTGACCAGCAACATCCCAGAAATCACACCCTTCCTTTTGTTCATCATTGTCAACATTCCCCTGCCACTGGGAACCATCACCATCCTGTGTATTGACCTGGGAACTGACATG gtGCCAGCCATCTCCCTGGCTTATGAAGCAGCTGAGAGCGACATCATGAAGCGTCAGCCCAGGAACCCATTCAGGGACAAGCTGGTGAATGAAAGGCTTATCAGCATTGCCTATGGACAAATTG GTATGATCCAGGCTCTGGGAGGCTTCTTCTCCTACTTTGTCATCCTGGCTGAAAATGGTTTCCTGCCCACTCGTCTAGTAGGCATCAGGCTCAACTGGGATGACCGTGCTGTCAATGACCTGGAAGACAGCTATGGACAGCAGTGG ACGTACGAGCAGAGGAAGATTGTGGAGTTCACATGCCACACAGCCTTCTTTGTCAGTATCGTAGTAGTGCAGTGGGCTGATGTCATCATCTGCAAGACCAGACGTAACTCTGTGTTCCAGCAGGGCATGAA GAACAAAATCTTGATCTTCGGCCTGTTTGAAGAGACAGCCCTGGCTGCCTTCCTGTCCTATTGCCCAGGCATGGATGTGGCACTCAGGATGTATCCTCTAAA GCCTACCTGGTGGTTTTGTGCATTTCCCTATAGTTTTCTTATCTTTGTTTATGATGAAGTCCGAAAACTTCTCCTCCGTCGGAACCCTGGAG GTTGGGTGGAAAAGGAGACATACTATTGA
- the atp1a3b gene encoding sodium/potassium-transporting ATPase subunit alpha-3b isoform X2 encodes MGDKDDRSPKKKKGGVKDMDDLKKEVPITEHKMSVEEVCRKYQTDIVQGLTNAKAAEFLIRDGPNALTPPPTTPEWVKFCRQLFGGFSILLWTGAILCFLAYAIQAATEEDPAGDNLYLGIVLTAVVIITGCFSYFQEAKSSKIMESFKNMVPQQALVIREGEKVQINAEEVVAGDLIEVKGGDRIPADIRVVSAHGCKVDNSSLTGESEPQSRSPDCTHDNPLETRNVAFFSTNCVEGTARGIVICTGDRTVMGRIATLTSGLETGKTPIAKEIEHFIHIITGVAVFLGVTFFILALILGYTWLEAVIFLIGIIVANVPEGLLATVTVCLTLTAKRMAKKNCLVKNLEAVETLGSTSTICSDKTGTLTQNRMTVAHMWFDNQIHEADTTEDQSGASFDKSSVTWLSLARIAALCNRAQFKAGQDSVAILKRDVAGDASESALLKCIELSCGSVRMMRDKNKKVAEIPFNSTNKYQLSVHETEDPNDNRYLLVMKGAPERILDRCSTIMLQGKEQPMDEEMKEAFQNAYMELGGLGERVLGFCHLLLPEDQYPKGFAFDTDDVNFQTDNLCFVGLMSMIDPPRAAVPDAVGKCRSAGIKVIMVTGDHPITAKAIAKGVGIISEGNETVEDIAARLNIPVSQVNPRDAKACVIHGTDLKDLSQDQMDDILRNHTEIVFARTSPQQKLIIVEGCQRQGAIVAVTGDGVNDSPALKKADIGVAMGISGSDVSKQAADMILLDDNFASIVTGVEEGRLIFDNLKKSIAYTLTSNIPEITPFLLFIIVNIPLPLGTITILCIDLGTDMVPAISLAYEAAESDIMKRQPRNPFRDKLVNERLISIAYGQIGMIQALGGFFSYFVILAENGFLPTRLVGIRLNWDDRAVNDLEDSYGQQWTYEQRKIVEFTCHTAFFVSIVVVQWADVIICKTRRNSVFQQGMKNKILIFGLFEETALAAFLSYCPGMDVALRMYPLKPTWWFCAFPYSFLIFVYDEVRKLLLRRNPGGWVEKETYY; translated from the exons ATGGGG GACAAAGATGACCGATCccccaagaagaagaaggggggaGTCAAGGACATGGATGACCTGAAGAAGGAAGTGCCCATT ACGGAACACAAGATGTCTGTAGAGGAAGTATGCAGGAAATATCAGACTGACATTGTCCAG gGACTGACCAAtgccaaggcagcagagtttctGATCAGGGATGGACCCAATgctctcacccctcctcccaccaccCCAGAGTGGGTCAAGTTCTGTCGCCAGCTGTTTGGTGGATTCTCTATCCTGCTGTGGACCGGCGCCATCCTCTGCTTCCTGGCCTACGCCATCCAGGCAGCCACTGAGGAAGATCCCGCAGGAGATAAC ttGTACCTAGGTATTGTGCTCACAGCTGTCGTCATCATCACTGGTTGTTTCTCATACTTCCAAGAGGCCAAGAGCTCCAAAATCATGGAGTCTTTCAAGAACATGGTgcctcag CAAGCGTTAGTGATCCGCGAGGGTGAGAAGGTACAGATCAACGCTGAAGAAGTGGTGGCTGGAGATCTGATTGAAGTGAAGGGAGGAGACAGGATCCCTGCTGACATCAGGGTGGTTTCTGCTCATGGCTgcaag GTGGATAACTCCTCGCTGACAGGCGAGTCAGAACCTCAGAGCAGGTCACCTGACTGTACCCATGACAACCCCCTGGAGACCCGAAACGTTGCTTTCTTTTCCACCAACTGTGTGGAAG GCACAGCGCGTGGCATTGTCATCTGCACTGGAGACCGCACAGTCATGGGTCGCATTGCTACTCTGACCTCTGGCCTGGAGACTGGAAAAACCCCCATCGCCAAGGAGATCGAGCACTTCATCCACATCATCACAGGTGTGGCCGTCTTCTTGGGTGTCACCTTTTTCATCCTGGCCCTCATCCTGGGTTACACTTGGCTGGAGGCTGTCATCTTCCTCATCGGTATCATTGTGGCAAACGTGCCTGAAGGTCTGCTGGCCACAGTCACT GTATGTCTGACCCTGACTGCCAAACGTATGGCTAAGAAGAACTGCCTGGTGAAGAACTTGGAAGCTGTGGAAACCCTGggctccacctccaccatctgCTCTGACAAGACAGGCACCCTGACCCAGAACAGGATGACTGTGGCCCACATGTGGTTTGACAACCAGATCCATGAGGCTGACACCACTGAGGACCAGTCTG GTGCCTCATTTGACAAGAGCTCAGTGACATGGCTGTCTCTGGCTCGTATCGCCGCTCTGTGTAACCGTGCTCAGTTCAAAGCAGGACAGGACTCAGTGGCCATCCTGAAACGTGATGTTGCTGGCGATGCCTCAGAGTCGGCCCTGCTGAAGTGTATCGAGCTGTCCTGTGGCTCAGTCAGAATGATGAGGGACAAGAACAAGAAGGTGGCTGAGATCCCCTTCAACTCAACCAACAAATACCAG CTCTCAGTGCATGAGACAGAGGATCCCAATGACAACCGCTACCTGCTGGTGATGAAGGGAGCCCCTGAGAGGATCCTAGACCGTTGCTCCACCATCATGCTGCAGGGCAAGGAGCAGCCTATGGATGAGGAGATGAAGGAAGCTTTCCAGAATGCCTACATGGAGCTGGGAGGACTGGGAGAGAGAGTACTGG GTTTCTGCCACTTGCTGCTTCCAGAAGACCAGTATCCCAAGGGCTTTGCCTTTGACACAGATGATGTCAACTTCCAGACAGACAATCTTTGCTTTGTTGGCCTCATGTCCATGATCGATCCTCCCCGTGCTGCCGTGCCTGATGCTGTTGGAAAATGCCGATCTGCTGGTATCAAG GTCATTATGGTCACTGGAGATCATCCAATCACAGCCAAGGCCATTGCCAAGGGAGTGGGCATTATCTCAGAGGGCAATGAGACAGTGGAGGACATTGCAGCTCGTCTCAACATACCCGTCAGCCAGGTCAACCCCAG GGATGCCAAGGCCTGTGTGATCCACGGTACTGACCTAAAAGACCTGTCTCAGGATCAGATGGACGACATCCTGAGGAATCACACAGAGATTGTGTTTGCCAGGACCTCCCCACAACAGAAACTCATCATTGTAGAGGGCTGTCAGAGACAG GGTGCCATTGTAGCTGTGACAGGCGATGGTGTGAATGACTCTCCTGCACTGAAAAAGGCCGACATTGGTGTTGCCATGGGAATCTCAGGCTCTGATGTGTCCAAACAGGCTGCAGACATGATCTTATTGGATGACAACTTTGCATCTATTGTCACAGGAGTGGAAGAAG gCCGCTTGATCTTTGATAACCTTAAAAAGTCCATTGCCTACACACTGACCAGCAACATCCCAGAAATCACACCCTTCCTTTTGTTCATCATTGTCAACATTCCCCTGCCACTGGGAACCATCACCATCCTGTGTATTGACCTGGGAACTGACATG gtGCCAGCCATCTCCCTGGCTTATGAAGCAGCTGAGAGCGACATCATGAAGCGTCAGCCCAGGAACCCATTCAGGGACAAGCTGGTGAATGAAAGGCTTATCAGCATTGCCTATGGACAAATTG GTATGATCCAGGCTCTGGGAGGCTTCTTCTCCTACTTTGTCATCCTGGCTGAAAATGGTTTCCTGCCCACTCGTCTAGTAGGCATCAGGCTCAACTGGGATGACCGTGCTGTCAATGACCTGGAAGACAGCTATGGACAGCAGTGG ACGTACGAGCAGAGGAAGATTGTGGAGTTCACATGCCACACAGCCTTCTTTGTCAGTATCGTAGTAGTGCAGTGGGCTGATGTCATCATCTGCAAGACCAGACGTAACTCTGTGTTCCAGCAGGGCATGAA GAACAAAATCTTGATCTTCGGCCTGTTTGAAGAGACAGCCCTGGCTGCCTTCCTGTCCTATTGCCCAGGCATGGATGTGGCACTCAGGATGTATCCTCTAAA GCCTACCTGGTGGTTTTGTGCATTTCCCTATAGTTTTCTTATCTTTGTTTATGATGAAGTCCGAAAACTTCTCCTCCGTCGGAACCCTGGAG GTTGGGTGGAAAAGGAGACATACTATTGA
- the rabac1 gene encoding prenylated Rab acceptor protein 1 yields the protein MPSGAPKGENCLADMDSKAADLFSAEDAHPTGTGGTGILAKLWLPKGLSVGMAKEWIDRRRVSIRPWASFVDQRKFSKPRNFGELCQRVVKNVEVYNSNYTFIFLGLILYCIISSPMLLIALAVFAGAFYIIHLKSLESKLVVLGKELTVPHQMSLAGAVSLPVFWLAGAGAAVFWVLGATLFVIGSHAAFRELEGSDMEELLMEPV from the exons ATGCCATCTGGAGCTCCAAAGGGAGAGAACTGTCTTGCAGACATGGACAGCAAGGCTGCAGATCTGTTCAGTGCTGAGGATGCTCATCCAACTGGCACAGGTGGCACTGGAATCTTGGCAAA ACTCTGGCTCCCTAAAGGCCTCTCAGTGGGCATGGCTAAAGAGTGGATCGACAGGCGTCGAGTGTCCATTCGACCATGGGCCAGCTTCGTGGACCAGCGCAAGTTCTCAAAACCCCGCAATTTTGGAGAGCTGTGTCAGAGAGTGGTGAAAAACGTGGAGGTTTACAACAGCAACTACACCTTCATCTTCCTGGGTCTCATCCTCTACTGCAT taTCAGCTCTCCTATGCTACTGATTGCCTTGGCTGTGTTCGCCGGTGCCTTCTACATAATCCACCTCAAGTCCCTGGAATCGAAACTGGTTGTCCTTG GCAAGGAGCTGACTGTTCCTCACCAGATGAGCCTGGCGGGAGctgtctctcttcctgtgtTCTGGTtggctggagctggagctgcagtCTTTTGGGTGCTGG GAGCGACGCTGTTTGTGATTGGCTCTCACGCTGCGTTCCGTGAACTGGAGGGATCCGACATGGAAGAGCTCTTGATGGAGCCAGTGTGA